The Halopseudomonas sabulinigri genome window below encodes:
- the gcvP gene encoding aminomethyl-transferring glycine dehydrogenase — protein sequence MSNAFSLTDLEQTDDFIRRHIGPDAAEQQAMLDTLGAATLEDLVGQTVPQSILRNELLELGAPRSEAEVLGYLKQVASRNQVFTSCIGMGYHGTLTPTVILRNVLENPGWYTAYTPYQPEIAQGRLESLLNFQQLTIDLTGMELASASLLDEATAAAEAMALAKRVAKSKSNLFFVDEDCHPQTISVVLTRAEAFGFEVVVDDVSQLGEHEVFGALFQYPTTWGEIRDLKPLIEQVQAQKGLACVSADLLALVKLTAPGELGADVVFGSAQRFGVPMGYGGPHAAFFATRDAYKRAMPGRIIGVSVDTRGNRALRMALQTREQHIRREKANSNICTAQVLLANIASFYAVYHGPQGLKVIADRVNRLTAILAAGLQAAGVTLRNQSFFDTLTLNVPGKAGEIVERARAARINLRMIDGDAVGVSLDETSTRATVETLLQVVAGASHGQDIAALDAQVAASEQGIPAALRRTSEFLTHPVFNSYHSETEMLRYIKSLENKDLALNHAMIPLGSCTMKLNATTEMIPITWPEFGQLHPFVPLAQAEGYKQMIDELEAMLRSITGFDAICMQPNSGAQGEYAGLLAIRKFHEANGDAHRDVCLIPTSAHGTNPASAMMASMRVVLVACDDQGNVDVADLRQKAADNADKLSCLMITYPSTHGVYEEGIREICEIVHQHGGQVYMDGANLNAQVGLTRPADIGADVSHMNLHKTFCIPHGGGGPGMGPIGVKAHLAPFVANHPVVPLDGPNPENGAVSAAPWGSASILPISWTYIALMGAIGLRQATAVAILNANYLAKRLGDAYPVLYSGRNGRVAHECIIDIRPLKAASGITEEDVAKRLMDFGFHAPTMSFPVAGTLMIEPTESESKAELDRFIDAMLTIRAEIRKVEQGEWTAEDNPLHNAPHTLADITGDWQRGYSREEAVFPQAWVAANKFWPSVNRIDNVYGDRNLFCACPPIESYED from the coding sequence ATGAGTAACGCGTTCAGCCTCACTGATCTGGAACAGACCGACGACTTTATCCGCCGGCATATCGGCCCCGACGCCGCCGAGCAGCAAGCCATGCTCGACACCCTGGGCGCCGCTACGCTGGAAGACCTGGTCGGTCAAACCGTGCCGCAGAGCATTCTGCGCAATGAGCTGCTGGAGCTGGGCGCACCGCGCAGCGAAGCCGAGGTACTGGGTTATCTGAAGCAGGTGGCCTCGCGTAATCAGGTGTTTACCTCCTGCATCGGCATGGGCTACCACGGCACCCTGACGCCCACGGTGATCCTGCGCAACGTGCTGGAAAATCCGGGCTGGTACACCGCCTACACGCCCTACCAGCCAGAAATCGCGCAGGGCCGCCTGGAGTCGCTGCTGAACTTCCAGCAACTGACCATTGACCTGACCGGCATGGAGTTGGCCAGCGCCTCGCTGCTGGATGAAGCTACCGCCGCTGCCGAAGCCATGGCCTTGGCCAAGCGCGTCGCCAAGAGCAAGAGCAATCTGTTCTTTGTTGACGAAGACTGCCATCCGCAGACCATTTCCGTGGTGCTGACCCGCGCCGAGGCCTTTGGCTTCGAGGTGGTGGTGGATGACGTCAGCCAGCTGGGCGAGCACGAGGTGTTTGGTGCGCTGTTCCAGTACCCGACGACGTGGGGCGAGATTCGCGACCTCAAGCCGCTGATCGAGCAGGTACAGGCGCAGAAGGGTTTGGCCTGTGTCTCCGCCGATTTGCTGGCGCTGGTAAAACTGACCGCGCCGGGGGAACTGGGCGCCGATGTGGTGTTTGGTTCGGCTCAGCGCTTTGGTGTGCCGATGGGGTATGGCGGGCCGCACGCGGCCTTCTTTGCTACCCGCGATGCCTACAAGCGCGCCATGCCCGGCCGCATCATCGGCGTGTCGGTGGATACCCGTGGCAACCGCGCCCTGCGCATGGCGTTGCAGACCCGCGAACAGCACATCCGCCGCGAAAAGGCCAACTCCAATATCTGTACCGCACAGGTGCTGCTGGCCAATATCGCCAGCTTCTACGCGGTCTACCACGGCCCGCAGGGGCTCAAAGTGATCGCTGACCGGGTCAACCGTCTGACCGCGATTCTGGCCGCCGGCCTGCAAGCCGCCGGTGTTACGCTGCGCAATCAGAGCTTCTTCGACACCCTGACGCTGAACGTACCCGGCAAAGCGGGCGAGATCGTCGAGCGTGCCCGCGCCGCGCGCATCAACCTGCGCATGATCGACGGCGATGCGGTAGGTGTCAGCCTGGATGAAACCAGCACGCGCGCCACCGTAGAGACCCTGCTGCAAGTGGTCGCGGGCGCCAGCCATGGCCAAGACATCGCCGCACTGGACGCCCAGGTTGCCGCCAGCGAGCAGGGCATCCCCGCTGCGCTGCGCCGTACCTCCGAGTTCCTCACGCATCCGGTGTTCAACAGCTACCACTCGGAAACCGAGATGCTGCGCTACATCAAGTCGCTGGAAAACAAGGATCTGGCGCTCAACCACGCGATGATTCCGCTCGGCTCCTGCACCATGAAGCTGAATGCCACCACCGAAATGATCCCGATCACCTGGCCGGAATTTGGTCAGTTGCATCCCTTCGTTCCGCTGGCCCAGGCCGAAGGCTACAAGCAGATGATTGACGAGCTGGAAGCCATGCTGCGCAGCATTACCGGCTTCGACGCCATCTGCATGCAGCCCAACTCCGGCGCCCAGGGCGAATACGCCGGTCTGCTGGCGATCCGCAAGTTCCACGAAGCCAACGGCGATGCGCATCGCGATGTGTGCCTGATCCCCACCTCGGCGCATGGCACCAACCCGGCCTCGGCGATGATGGCGAGCATGCGTGTGGTACTGGTGGCCTGTGACGACCAAGGCAACGTCGACGTGGCCGATCTGCGCCAGAAGGCGGCAGACAACGCCGACAAGCTGTCTTGCCTGATGATTACCTACCCGTCGACCCACGGTGTGTATGAGGAAGGCATTCGCGAGATCTGCGAGATCGTTCACCAGCACGGCGGCCAGGTGTATATGGACGGTGCCAACCTGAATGCGCAGGTGGGGCTGACGCGCCCGGCGGATATCGGTGCCGACGTGTCGCACATGAACCTGCACAAGACCTTCTGTATTCCGCATGGCGGCGGCGGCCCCGGCATGGGCCCGATTGGCGTCAAGGCGCACCTGGCGCCCTTTGTTGCCAACCACCCGGTGGTGCCGCTGGATGGCCCCAACCCGGAAAACGGCGCGGTCAGCGCTGCGCCCTGGGGTAGCGCCAGCATCCTGCCGATCAGCTGGACCTATATCGCGCTGATGGGCGCCATTGGTCTGCGGCAGGCCACGGCGGTGGCGATTCTGAATGCCAACTACCTGGCCAAGCGGCTGGGCGATGCTTATCCGGTGCTGTATAGCGGCCGTAACGGCCGGGTGGCGCACGAGTGCATCATCGACATCCGCCCGCTCAAGGCGGCTTCCGGCATTACCGAGGAAGACGTCGCCAAGCGCCTGATGGACTTTGGCTTTCACGCGCCGACCATGTCGTTCCCGGTGGCGGGCACGCTGATGATCGAGCCGACCGAGAGTGAATCAAAGGCCGAGCTGGATCGTTTCATCGATGCCATGCTCACCATCCGCGCCGAGATCCGCAAGGTCGAGCAGGGCGAGTGGACGGCGGAAGACAATCCGCTGCACAACGCGCCGCACACCCTGGCCGACATCACCGGTGACTGGCAGCGCGGCTACAGCCGTGAAGAGGCGGTATTCCCGCAGGCCTGGGTGGCAGCCAACAAGTTCTGGCCGAGCGTGAACCGCATCGACAACGTCTACGGCGACCGCAACCTGTTCTGCGCCTGCCCGCCGATCGAGTCCTACGAGGACTGA
- the gcvH gene encoding glycine cleavage system protein GcvH — protein MSNIPADLRYASSHEWSRLEADGTVTVGITDHAQDLLGDVVFVECPDVGRQVSAGEECAVVESVKAASDIYAPISGEVIAVNEALADSPELVNSAPYGDAWFFKIKPSDASELDKLLDADAYSASI, from the coding sequence ATGAGCAACATTCCTGCCGATCTGCGTTACGCCTCCAGCCACGAATGGTCCCGCCTGGAAGCTGACGGCACCGTTACCGTAGGTATTACCGATCATGCTCAGGACCTGCTGGGCGATGTGGTCTTCGTTGAATGCCCGGACGTGGGCCGTCAGGTCAGCGCCGGTGAAGAGTGCGCCGTGGTAGAGTCGGTCAAGGCCGCCTCCGACATCTACGCACCCATCAGCGGGGAAGTGATCGCGGTGAACGAAGCGCTGGCCGACTCACCCGAGCTGGTCAACAGCGCGCCCTACGGCGATGCCTGGTTCTTCAAGATCAAGCCCAGCGACGCCAGCGAACTGGACAAGCTGCTGGATGCCGACGCCTACAGCGCGTCCATCTGA
- the gcvT gene encoding glycine cleavage system aminomethyltransferase GcvT: MALRTPLYDQHLAAGAKIVDFGGWDMPLNYGSQLEEHHQVRRDLGMFDVSHMTVVDVTGTEAQNYLQFLLANDVARLKSSGKALYSGMLNEEGGVIDDLIVYLTVDGYRVVVNAATREKDLAWMNRQAESFAVTLTERPDLAMIAVQGPRAIEVAKSVVSDARAALISDLKPFQGLPEGSWFIGRTGYTGEDGIEVMLPGEEAAAFWDALLAAGCKPCGLGARDTLRLEAGMNLYGSDMDESISPLAANMAWTIAWEPSERDFIGRAAVTAQKEAGDQPKLVGLVLSERAVLRGHQKVIVEGVGEGEITSGTFSPTLGYSIALARVPRNTGSSAKVEIRGKQLDVRVVKPCFVRNGQSVVE, translated from the coding sequence ATGGCCTTGCGGACTCCCCTGTACGACCAGCACCTCGCGGCCGGCGCCAAGATCGTCGATTTTGGCGGCTGGGACATGCCTCTCAACTATGGTTCACAGCTGGAAGAGCACCATCAGGTGCGGCGTGATCTGGGCATGTTCGACGTATCCCACATGACGGTGGTGGATGTCACCGGCACCGAAGCGCAAAACTATCTTCAGTTTCTGCTGGCCAACGATGTGGCTCGCCTCAAGTCATCCGGCAAGGCGCTGTACAGCGGCATGCTGAACGAAGAGGGTGGGGTGATCGACGACCTGATCGTCTACCTCACCGTAGACGGTTACCGGGTGGTGGTGAATGCGGCCACGCGGGAAAAGGATCTGGCGTGGATGAACCGCCAGGCCGAGTCCTTCGCCGTCACCCTCACCGAGCGCCCCGATCTGGCAATGATTGCCGTGCAGGGCCCGCGCGCCATTGAAGTGGCCAAGAGCGTGGTGTCTGACGCTCGCGCTGCGCTGATCAGTGATCTCAAACCATTCCAGGGCCTGCCCGAGGGCAGCTGGTTTATCGGCCGCACCGGGTATACCGGTGAAGACGGGATTGAAGTCATGTTGCCCGGCGAAGAGGCCGCCGCCTTCTGGGACGCGCTGCTGGCCGCCGGCTGTAAACCCTGCGGGCTGGGCGCGCGCGACACTCTGCGGCTGGAAGCCGGAATGAACCTGTATGGCTCCGACATGGATGAAAGTATCTCGCCACTCGCCGCCAACATGGCCTGGACCATCGCCTGGGAGCCGAGCGAGCGTGATTTTATCGGCCGCGCCGCGGTGACCGCGCAGAAAGAGGCGGGCGATCAGCCCAAGCTGGTGGGCCTGGTATTGTCCGAGCGGGCCGTGCTGCGTGGCCACCAGAAAGTCATCGTAGAGGGCGTTGGCGAAGGTGAAATCACCAGCGGCACCTTCTCGCCCACCCTGGGCTACTCGATTGCGCTGGCCCGCGTGCCGCGTAATACCGGCAGCAGCGCCAAGGTCGAAATCCGTGGCAAGCAGCTGGATGTGCGGGTGGTCAAACCCTGCTTCGTGCGCAACGGCCAGTCCGTTGTTGAGTGA
- a CDS encoding ABC transporter permease, with product MLYPSTSDKRHWRWVAYVAAALVLLPLLVLVLSWGSLDVPIWTHLLQTQMARLLSNTLVLTIGVATGVVLLGVSLAWLTSLCEFPGRRWFDWALMLPFAIPAYVLAFVMIGLLDFAGPLQTLLRGWLGNDFRMWSIRSTGGVILVLVLVFYPYVYMLARGAFLAQGRGLLEAARVLGHTPLQAFWRVALPMARPAIGAGAALAVMETLADFGAVSVFNYDTFTTAIYKTWYGFFSLQTATQLASLLLLFVLVALYAERRAQGSKRFPGAERPRQGALYRLRGVRAWMACGFCLLVLCVAFIIPVLQLLYWLLNSGKSDFDSRYWTLIRNTLLLGGIAALVTVTVALLLVLARRLQPLRRVRSAVALANLGYALPGSVLAVGIMFAFSFADNRILIPLRGWLGAQEPAPWLLGSLFALLLAYLIRFMAVASGPLDTSLARIRPALPEAAHSLGHSGLSVLWRVYLPLLLPGILSAALLVFVDVLKEMPATLLMRPFGWDTLAVRIHSLTAEGDWPRAALPALSLVLAGLAPVIILIRRSARRPG from the coding sequence GTGCTGTATCCATCCACATCCGATAAACGCCACTGGCGCTGGGTTGCCTACGTCGCCGCGGCCCTGGTGCTGTTGCCGTTGTTGGTGCTGGTATTGAGCTGGGGCAGTCTGGACGTACCGATCTGGACCCACCTGCTACAGACGCAGATGGCCCGCTTGCTGAGCAATACCCTGGTGCTGACGATAGGTGTTGCCACCGGCGTGGTGTTGCTGGGCGTCAGCCTGGCCTGGTTGACCAGCCTCTGCGAGTTCCCGGGGCGGCGCTGGTTCGACTGGGCGCTCATGCTGCCCTTCGCGATTCCGGCCTACGTGCTGGCGTTTGTGATGATTGGCCTGTTGGATTTTGCCGGCCCCTTGCAGACGCTGCTGCGTGGCTGGCTGGGCAACGACTTTCGCATGTGGTCGATTCGCTCCACCGGTGGCGTGATACTGGTGCTGGTGCTGGTGTTCTATCCCTACGTGTACATGCTGGCGCGCGGCGCCTTTCTGGCCCAAGGCCGCGGCTTGCTGGAAGCCGCGCGGGTACTCGGTCATACCCCGTTACAGGCCTTCTGGCGCGTGGCTCTACCGATGGCGCGGCCGGCAATTGGCGCGGGCGCCGCGCTGGCCGTGATGGAAACCCTGGCCGATTTTGGCGCCGTCTCGGTGTTCAATTACGACACCTTCACCACGGCCATCTATAAAACCTGGTACGGTTTTTTCAGTTTGCAGACCGCCACCCAGCTGGCCAGCCTGTTGCTGTTGTTTGTACTGGTGGCGCTCTATGCCGAGCGCCGTGCGCAGGGCAGCAAACGTTTCCCCGGCGCCGAGCGGCCGCGACAGGGCGCGCTCTATCGTTTGCGTGGCGTCCGCGCCTGGATGGCCTGCGGTTTTTGCCTGCTGGTGCTCTGTGTCGCCTTCATTATCCCGGTGCTGCAGCTGCTTTACTGGCTACTCAATAGCGGCAAAAGCGACTTCGACAGCCGTTACTGGACGCTGATTCGCAACACCCTGCTGCTGGGCGGCATTGCTGCGCTGGTTACCGTTACGGTTGCACTGTTGCTGGTATTGGCGCGGCGCCTGCAGCCGTTGCGCCGCGTGCGCTCGGCGGTGGCACTGGCCAATCTGGGCTACGCCTTGCCGGGCTCGGTGCTGGCAGTGGGTATCATGTTCGCTTTCAGCTTCGCCGATAACCGCATCCTGATTCCGCTGCGCGGCTGGCTGGGTGCGCAAGAGCCGGCGCCCTGGCTGCTGGGCAGCCTGTTTGCCCTGTTGCTGGCTTACCTGATTCGCTTCATGGCCGTGGCCAGCGGGCCGTTGGATACCTCCCTGGCGCGCATTCGCCCGGCCTTGCCGGAGGCGGCGCACAGTCTGGGGCACAGCGGCCTCAGCGTACTCTGGCGAGTCTATCTGCCGTTGCTGCTGCCGGGCATTCTCAGTGCGGCGCTGCTGGTGTTTGTCGATGTGCTCAAGGAAATGCCTGCTACGCTGTTGATGCGACCCTTTGGCTGGGACACGCTGGCGGTGCGCATTCACAGCCTGACGGCCGAAGGCGACTGGCCGCGCGCGGCACTCCCGGCGCTGAGTCTGGTGCTGGCCGGCCTGGCACCGGTGATCATTCTGATCCGGCGTTCGGCGCGGCGCCCGGGCTAG
- a CDS encoding extracellular solute-binding protein: protein MSVIRNAVVIGFALTTLGSLAQAKELVVYSARQDHLIKPVFDLYTEKTGTTIQFITDSEAPLLARLKAEGANTPADLLITVDAGNLWQAEQQGVLRKVESDVIDANIPAQYRSADGYWTGLSLRARTIAYSTERVDPATLSTYEALADSEWQGRLCLRTAKKVYNQSLTGTMIETLGAERTAQVLEGWVNNLATPVFPDDTALLQSIAAGQCDVGIVNSYYFGRLEVANPDLPVKLFWPNQADRGVHVNISGAGVTHYAKHRKGAVAFLEWLTTEEAQRVFADVNQEFPANESVAPSAEVASWGDFKADTINVEVAGRRQAEAIMMMDRAGWH, encoded by the coding sequence ATGTCAGTGATTCGCAATGCAGTGGTGATCGGGTTTGCCCTCACCACTCTGGGCAGCCTGGCCCAAGCCAAGGAACTGGTGGTCTACTCCGCACGCCAGGATCATCTGATCAAGCCGGTATTTGATCTGTATACCGAAAAGACCGGCACCACCATTCAGTTCATCACCGACAGCGAAGCGCCGCTGCTCGCACGCCTGAAGGCCGAGGGCGCCAATACCCCCGCTGATCTGCTGATCACCGTGGATGCCGGTAACCTTTGGCAGGCCGAGCAGCAGGGCGTGCTGCGCAAAGTGGAATCCGATGTGATCGATGCCAACATCCCGGCGCAGTACCGCTCCGCCGATGGCTACTGGACCGGCCTGTCCCTGCGTGCGCGGACTATCGCCTACTCCACTGAGCGCGTTGATCCCGCCACCTTGAGCACCTACGAAGCCCTTGCCGACAGTGAGTGGCAGGGCCGTCTGTGTCTGCGCACGGCGAAAAAGGTCTACAACCAGTCGCTCACCGGCACCATGATCGAAACCTTGGGCGCCGAGCGTACCGCGCAAGTGCTGGAAGGCTGGGTGAATAACTTGGCGACCCCGGTGTTCCCCGATGACACCGCCCTGTTGCAATCGATTGCTGCTGGCCAGTGCGATGTAGGTATCGTCAACAGCTATTACTTCGGTCGACTGGAAGTCGCCAACCCGGACCTGCCGGTCAAGCTGTTCTGGCCAAACCAGGCCGACCGTGGTGTGCACGTCAACATCTCTGGCGCCGGTGTGACCCATTACGCCAAGCACCGCAAGGGCGCGGTTGCCTTCCTTGAGTGGCTGACCACAGAAGAAGCACAGCGGGTGTTTGCTGATGTGAACCAGGAGTTCCCGGCCAACGAATCAGTCGCGCCCTCTGCCGAAGTCGCCTCCTGGGGTGATTTCAAGGCCGATACCATCAACGTTGAAGTGGCTGGTCGCCGTCAGGCCGAAGCCATCATGATGATGGACCGCGCCGGCTGGCACTGA
- a CDS encoding FAD-dependent monooxygenase: protein MNTAAEPKQAAQQYDVLVVGAGMVGSAMACALADTRLSIGLLDSQPLEPMVAPATASGYDPRVSALSAASEQVLKSLGAWPRLPGDAVSAYRNMCVWDAEGTGEVSFDAQDLGELRLGHIVENYQIQNALLQQLTSSSVALLPGLRVQGLVREDSGWRVDCESGQRLQAPLVVAADGARSRLRELAGFALRQWDYLHHAVVTTLELSQPHQHTAWQRFLPSGPLAYLPLPERNGKHYCSIVWSLVPDEAQRIMALDDAAFCKAVTDALEARLGPVRATDRRVCIPLRQCHAKEYVMPGLALIGDAAHSIHPLAGQGVNLGLLDAAELSDVLHAALERGESLAELAVLQRYERARMGHNLAVMAAMEGFERLFHAQALPLRWLRNAGMQLFDTAPLLKAEVIRRAMGLSGERPSLARA from the coding sequence ATGAATACAGCGGCTGAGCCGAAGCAGGCAGCGCAGCAATACGACGTGTTGGTGGTGGGTGCCGGGATGGTCGGCAGTGCAATGGCCTGCGCGTTGGCCGACACACGGCTGAGCATCGGGCTGCTTGATAGTCAGCCGCTGGAGCCGATGGTCGCCCCCGCGACAGCCTCCGGATATGACCCGCGCGTCAGTGCGCTGAGCGCTGCCTCGGAGCAGGTGCTCAAGTCACTGGGCGCCTGGCCCCGGTTACCCGGCGATGCCGTGTCGGCCTATCGCAACATGTGCGTGTGGGATGCGGAAGGCACTGGCGAGGTGAGCTTTGATGCGCAGGACCTGGGCGAGCTGCGGCTGGGTCATATAGTCGAGAACTACCAGATACAGAACGCGCTGCTGCAGCAACTGACCAGCAGCAGCGTAGCCCTGCTGCCAGGCCTGCGAGTGCAGGGGCTGGTGCGCGAAGACAGCGGTTGGCGAGTGGATTGCGAGAGCGGTCAACGTTTGCAGGCACCGCTGGTGGTCGCGGCGGATGGCGCGCGTTCCCGCCTGCGCGAGCTGGCGGGTTTTGCATTGCGGCAATGGGATTATCTGCATCACGCCGTGGTCACCACGCTGGAATTGTCGCAGCCGCACCAGCACACCGCCTGGCAGCGTTTCTTGCCCAGCGGGCCGCTGGCCTATCTGCCGTTGCCCGAGCGCAACGGTAAGCACTATTGCTCCATCGTCTGGTCGTTGGTGCCCGACGAAGCCCAGCGCATCATGGCGCTGGATGATGCCGCTTTCTGTAAGGCGGTGACCGATGCGCTGGAAGCTCGCCTGGGCCCGGTGCGCGCTACCGATCGACGCGTCTGTATTCCGCTGCGCCAGTGCCACGCCAAGGAATACGTAATGCCCGGTCTGGCGTTGATAGGTGACGCCGCGCACAGCATTCACCCGCTGGCCGGGCAGGGCGTCAATCTGGGCCTGCTGGATGCGGCTGAACTCAGCGACGTGCTGCACGCGGCGCTGGAGCGCGGCGAGAGCCTGGCCGAGTTGGCGGTATTGCAACGCTACGAGCGCGCGCGCATGGGCCACAACCTGGCGGTGATGGCGGCGATGGAAGGGTTTGAGCGGTTGTTTCACGCCCAGGCCTTGCCGCTGCGCTGGTTGCGCAATGCCGGTATGCAATTGTTCGACACTGCGCCCCTGCTCAAGGCGGAGGTCATCCGCCGGGCTATGGGGCTCAGTGGGGAGCGGCCCAGTCTCGCACGCGCTTAG
- the ubiH gene encoding 2-octaprenyl-6-methoxyphenyl hydroxylase, which produces MVGASLALALQAGARQHGWQLQLIEAQPPRSGSVQPSYDARSTALSHGSRLLLERLGVWDELAARVEPIQHIHVSDRGHPGVTRISAQREGVPALGYVVENAVLGEALLGALDHAVVSWQAPAQVTRVAATAQGHQLSVSTEQGELQQQADLVVIADGGRSGLLEQLGIHRDSRPYGQTAIIANVTTAAGHDGVAYERFTPSGPLALLPLSQNRSALVWTLPEDEAELVAALPDAAFLVRLQDAFGYRMGALKKVGTRYSYPLSLTESEEQVRSGLVVLGNAAHSLHPIAGQGFNLSLRDAMALADCLLAASSAQSPGDLRLLQRYLQQQQRDQRQTIALSDGLTRLFSNQRPVLAAGRNLGLLGMDIVSPLKRVFARQAMGLKG; this is translated from the coding sequence ATGGTGGGTGCCAGCCTGGCGCTGGCGTTGCAGGCTGGCGCGCGCCAGCACGGCTGGCAACTGCAACTGATCGAGGCGCAGCCGCCGCGTAGCGGTAGCGTGCAACCCAGCTACGATGCGCGCTCCACGGCGTTATCCCACGGCAGTCGGCTGTTGCTCGAACGTCTGGGGGTCTGGGATGAACTGGCGGCGCGTGTCGAGCCGATTCAGCATATTCATGTCTCCGACCGCGGACATCCGGGTGTCACGCGGATCTCGGCGCAGCGTGAAGGCGTGCCCGCGCTGGGTTACGTGGTCGAGAATGCGGTGCTGGGTGAGGCGCTGCTCGGCGCCCTGGATCACGCGGTAGTCAGTTGGCAGGCGCCGGCCCAGGTAACCCGGGTTGCCGCCACTGCGCAGGGTCATCAACTGAGCGTCAGCACCGAACAGGGTGAGCTGCAGCAACAGGCCGACCTGGTGGTAATCGCTGACGGTGGCCGCTCCGGCTTGTTGGAGCAGCTGGGCATTCACCGCGACTCCCGACCCTACGGCCAAACGGCGATCATCGCCAACGTCACCACGGCAGCCGGGCACGACGGCGTGGCCTACGAGCGCTTTACGCCCAGCGGCCCGCTGGCGCTGCTGCCACTGTCGCAGAATCGCAGTGCGCTGGTCTGGACCTTGCCGGAAGACGAGGCAGAGCTGGTCGCGGCGCTACCCGATGCAGCCTTTCTGGTGCGCTTGCAGGATGCCTTCGGTTATCGCATGGGCGCGTTGAAGAAGGTGGGCACCCGTTACAGTTACCCGCTCAGTCTGACCGAGTCCGAAGAGCAGGTGCGCTCCGGCCTGGTGGTGTTGGGCAACGCTGCCCATAGCCTGCATCCGATTGCCGGTCAGGGTTTCAATCTGTCGCTGCGCGACGCCATGGCTTTGGCCGATTGCCTGCTCGCGGCCAGCTCCGCGCAGTCGCCGGGTGATTTGCGTCTATTGCAGCGTTATCTGCAGCAGCAGCAGCGCGACCAGCGTCAGACCATCGCCCTGAGCGACGGCTTGACCCGGTTGTTCAGCAACCAGCGGCCAGTGCTGGCAGCGGGTCGCAATCTGGGCTTGCTGGGCATGGACATTGTCTCGCCGCTCAAGCGCGTTTTCGCACGTCAGGCCATGGGGTTGAAAGGATGA
- the pepP gene encoding Xaa-Pro aminopeptidase gives MQISKQDYARRRKALMNQMEPNSIAILPAAPVYVRNRDVEHNYRQDSDFQYLTGFPEPEAVAVLIPGREHGDYVLFCREKDKERELWDGYRAGQDGAVSEYGASDAFPIADIDDILPGLIEGRTRVYYAMGANPEFDRRLTNWINLIRSKARLGAQPPSEFVALDHLLHDMRLYKSAGELKVMQRAADISCEAHTRAMQVCRPGMYEYQLEAELQHTFMRHGSRSPAYASIVAAGRNACILHYTENTAQIRDGDLILIDAGCELDCYASDITRTFPANGRFSPEQRAIYDIVLAAQYAAFEVIGPDRSWNESHDASLRVITAGLVELGLLKGDVEELIATEAYRRFYMHRVGHWLGMDVHDVGEYRVGGVWRALEPGMVMTVEPGIYIAPDDDTVPRKWRGIGVRIEDDVVVTKTGCEVLTGKVVKDPDEIEALMAAARQPEAEPA, from the coding sequence ATGCAAATCAGCAAGCAGGACTACGCTCGCCGCCGCAAGGCGCTGATGAACCAGATGGAACCCAACAGCATCGCGATTCTGCCGGCCGCGCCGGTCTACGTGCGCAACCGTGATGTGGAACACAATTATCGCCAGGACAGTGACTTTCAGTACCTCACCGGATTCCCCGAGCCCGAGGCTGTCGCGGTATTGATTCCTGGTCGTGAGCATGGCGATTACGTGTTGTTCTGCCGTGAGAAGGATAAGGAACGCGAGCTATGGGATGGCTATCGCGCGGGCCAGGATGGCGCCGTCAGCGAGTACGGCGCGAGTGATGCCTTCCCCATTGCCGACATCGACGACATCCTGCCGGGCTTGATCGAGGGACGCACGCGCGTCTACTACGCCATGGGCGCCAACCCTGAATTTGATCGCCGCCTGACCAACTGGATCAACCTGATCCGCAGCAAGGCGCGTTTGGGTGCGCAGCCGCCGAGTGAATTTGTCGCGCTTGATCATTTGTTGCACGACATGCGCCTGTACAAGAGCGCAGGCGAATTGAAAGTCATGCAGCGCGCCGCCGATATTTCCTGCGAGGCGCATACCCGCGCCATGCAGGTGTGCCGCCCCGGCATGTATGAATACCAGCTCGAAGCCGAACTGCAGCACACCTTCATGCGCCATGGTAGTCGCTCGCCGGCCTACGCTTCGATTGTCGCCGCGGGGCGCAACGCCTGCATTTTGCACTACACCGAAAATACCGCGCAGATTCGCGACGGCGATCTGATTCTGATCGATGCTGGCTGCGAACTCGACTGCTATGCCAGTGACATCACGCGGACGTTCCCAGCGAACGGGCGTTTCAGCCCCGAACAGCGAGCCATCTACGACATAGTGCTGGCGGCGCAGTACGCCGCGTTCGAGGTGATTGGCCCGGATCGCAGCTGGAACGAGTCACACGATGCCAGTCTGCGGGTAATTACCGCGGGTCTGGTTGAGCTGGGTCTGCTCAAGGGCGATGTCGAGGAGCTGATCGCAACCGAAGCCTACCGCCGCTTTTATATGCACCGCGTAGGCCATTGGCTGGGTATGGATGTGCACGATGTGGGCGAGTACCGGGTCGGCGGTGTCTGGCGCGCCCTGGAGCCGGGAATGGTGATGACGGTTGAGCCGGGTATCTATATTGCCCCGGATGACGACACTGTGCCGCGCAAATGGCGCGGTATCGGCGTGCGTATCGAGGATGATGTGGTGGTCACCAAGACCGGCTGTGAAGTGCTCACCGGCAAGGTGGTTAAGGATCCCGACGAGATCGAGGCCCTGATGGCGGCAGCACGTCAGCCCGAGGCCGAGCCCGCGTGA